The following proteins come from a genomic window of Liolophura sinensis isolate JHLJ2023 chromosome 13, CUHK_Ljap_v2, whole genome shotgun sequence:
- the LOC135480903 gene encoding arrestin domain-containing protein 17-like, translating into MYFAFFSSASAASIEEVITLKEGPHSFDFQFNIPDSSPPSFEGKFGWVRYSLECRIEKPWKSDYLLKDNFQVMNHLDLNLEKEAEEPYHKEVKRADACCFCYDNVDVSVCLDLPRRGFVPGEYIPVTAEIKNNTSEFVTTSVHFIKKVTYTSPEADRTKVSKHVVNQIPDFELEPHNKYVFNREKIEVPSIPASCLLGCNLITVSYYLMVKACTEYSGVRCKVVADLIIGTEPLASHSRRTSQTAPKDEMPAPLARPEWDRHPDT; encoded by the exons atgtatttcGCCTTCTTTTCATCGGCGTCAGCAGCCTCCatagaggaagttataactttgAAGGAAGGCCCGCATTCCTTCGATTTCCAGTTTAACATTCCGGATTCATCACCGCCAAGTTTTGAAGGGAAATTCGGATGGGTGAGGTATTCGTTGGAATGCAGGATTGAAAAGCCCTGGAAATCTGATTACTTACTTAAAGACAACTTTCAAGTTATGAACCACCTTGATCTGAACCTGGAGAAAGAAGCCGAG GAGCCATATCATAAAGAGGTGAAGCGAGCGGACGCCTGCTGTTTTTGTTATGATAATGTCGATGTGAGCGTGTGTTTGGACTTGCCCAGACGAGGCTTTGTGCCCGGAGAGTACATCCCCGTCACGGCCGAAATCAAGAACAACACCTCCGAATTTGTCACAACATCAGTCCACTTTATTAAA AAGGTCACGTATACCTCACCGGAAGCCGACAGAACAAAAGTTTCTAAACATGTCGTGAACCAGATTCCCGATTTTGAGCTAGAGCCGCACAACAAATACGTTTTCAACCGAGAGAAAATAGAAGTGCCTTCCATTCCTGCTTCATGCCTTCTAGGATGCAACCTAATCACAGTGTCCTACTATTTAATG GTAAAAGCGTGTACTGAGTACTCCGGCGTGCGCTGTAAAGTGGTCGCTGACTTAATCATAGGCACGGAGCCTTTGGCGTCACACTCCAGGCGTACGAGTCAGACTGCTCCCAAAGATGAGATGCCCGCACCACTGGCTCGCCCAGAGTGGGATAGACATCC CGACACCTAA
- the LOC135480904 gene encoding keratin-associated protein 29-1-like — MKKQSMKQKSMKQQSVSVKECETEDYQIKECKTEKCETAESCEPEEYETEKYEIPEWETEKCVTEGYTLEKYETAECEPEEYETEEYETEDYETTKYQKAECETEMCETAKCELEESETAKCEPEESETAEYESEEYETAKCEPEEHETTRYQKAECETEICETAECELEESETSKSEPEMSETAEYESEEYETAKYQTVDCEPEQGETAEFETEECETADCEPEECETEGCEPELR, encoded by the exons ATGAAAAAGCAGAGTATGAAGCAGAAGAGTATGAAACAGCAGAGTGTGAGTGTGAAAGAGTGTGAAACAGAAGAttatcagataaaagagtgtAAAACAGAAAAGTGTGAAACAGCAGAGT CGTGTGAACCAGAGGAGTATGAAACAGAAAAGTATGAAATACCGGAGTGGGAAACAGAAAAGTGTGTAACAGAAGGGTATACACTCGAAAAGTATGAAACAGCAGAGTGTGAACCAGAGGAGTATGAAACAGAAGAGTATGAAACAGAAGATTATGAAACAACAAAGTATCAAAAAGCAGAGTGTGAAACAGAAATGTGTGAGACAGCAAAGTGTGAACTAGAAGAGTCTGAAACAGCCAAGTGTGAACCAGAAGAGTCTGAAACAGCAGAGTATGaatcagaagagtatgaaacaGCCAAGTGTGAACCAGAAGAGCATGAAACAACAAGGTATCAAAAAGCAGAGTGTGAAACAGAAATATGTGAAACAGCAGAGTGTGAACTAGAAGAGTCTGAAACATCCAAGAGTGAACCAGAAATGTCTGAAACAGCAGAGTATGaatcagaagagtatgaaacaGCAAAGTATCAAACAGTAGACTGTGAACCAGAACAGGGTGAAACAGCAGAATTCGAAACAGAAGAGTGTGAAACAGCAGACTGTGAACCAGAGGAGTGTGAAACAGAAGGGTGCGAACCAGAATTAAGGTAA